In a genomic window of Poecilia reticulata strain Guanapo linkage group LG22, Guppy_female_1.0+MT, whole genome shotgun sequence:
- the rtn1a gene encoding reticulon-1a isoform X3, which produces MGAAAIDLLYWRNVKQSGAVFSSVLLLLFSLTQFSVVSVGAYLALAALSATISFRIYKSVLQAVQKTDEGHPFKAYLEMEIALSQDQISKYADKIMLYSNTCMKELRRLFLVQDLVDSLKFAVLMWLLTYVGALFNGLTLLILAVVSMFTLPVVYEKHQAQIDQYVGLIRTQVNSVVGKIQAKIPGAKRKEE; this is translated from the exons ATGGGAGCCGCAG CAATCGACCTCCTCTACTGGAGGAACGTGAAGCAGTCCGGCGCCGTGTTCAGCAGCGTCCTGCTGCTCCTGTTCTCTCTGACCCAGTTCAGCGTGGTCAGTGTCGGCGCCTACCTGGCTCTGGCGGCGCTCTCCGCCACCATCAGCTTCAGGATCTACAAGTCGGTGCTGCAGGCTGTGCAGAAAACCGATGAGGGGCATCCTTTCAA GGCTTATCTGGAGATGGAGATCGCTCTGTCTCAGGACCAGATCAGTAAATACGCCGATAAGATAATGCTGTACAGCAACACCTGCATGAAGGAGCTCCGCAGGCTGTTCCTCGTTCAGGATCTGGTGGATTCTTTGAAG TTTGCAGTTCTGATGTGGCTGCTGACCTACGTGGGTGCACTCTTCAACGGCCTGACGCTGCTCATCCTAG ctgtgGTGTCCATGTTCACTTTGCCTGTGGTTTATGAAAAGCATCAG GCGCAGATTGATCAATACGTGGGACTAATACGGACTCAGGTCAACTCTGTGGTGGGGAA GATCCAGGCGAAGATCCCCGGGGCCAAGAGGAAGGAGGAGTAA
- the rtn1a gene encoding reticulon-1a isoform X2 translates to MQASADMTRKECSWSSWKGQAIDLLYWRNVKQSGAVFSSVLLLLFSLTQFSVVSVGAYLALAALSATISFRIYKSVLQAVQKTDEGHPFKAYLEMEIALSQDQISKYADKIMLYSNTCMKELRRLFLVQDLVDSLKFAVLMWLLTYVGALFNGLTLLILAVVSMFTLPVVYEKHQAQIDQYVGLIRTQVNSVVGKIQAKIPGAKRKEE, encoded by the exons ATGCAGGCTTCTGCAGACATGACGAGGAAGGAGTGCTCGTGGAGCAGCTGGAAGGGCCAGG CAATCGACCTCCTCTACTGGAGGAACGTGAAGCAGTCCGGCGCCGTGTTCAGCAGCGTCCTGCTGCTCCTGTTCTCTCTGACCCAGTTCAGCGTGGTCAGTGTCGGCGCCTACCTGGCTCTGGCGGCGCTCTCCGCCACCATCAGCTTCAGGATCTACAAGTCGGTGCTGCAGGCTGTGCAGAAAACCGATGAGGGGCATCCTTTCAA GGCTTATCTGGAGATGGAGATCGCTCTGTCTCAGGACCAGATCAGTAAATACGCCGATAAGATAATGCTGTACAGCAACACCTGCATGAAGGAGCTCCGCAGGCTGTTCCTCGTTCAGGATCTGGTGGATTCTTTGAAG TTTGCAGTTCTGATGTGGCTGCTGACCTACGTGGGTGCACTCTTCAACGGCCTGACGCTGCTCATCCTAG ctgtgGTGTCCATGTTCACTTTGCCTGTGGTTTATGAAAAGCATCAG GCGCAGATTGATCAATACGTGGGACTAATACGGACTCAGGTCAACTCTGTGGTGGGGAA GATCCAGGCGAAGATCCCCGGGGCCAAGAGGAAGGAGGAGTAA